TGCTAACCAACAACATCAATGTTGCGTTTAAATGAatcttatattaatttttagttACCTCTATTTCGTTGCCTTTTGTTTTGTTCtgttagttttaaaagatgAGTTTCTCCCTTAACTTTCCGTCTAAACACTTCGatctaaattagaaaaatatttcaaCATGACCCTAGCTAAATGtggtttaattttttcattttgacaATCACTCCATAATCGTTTTAAAACGCTTTTTTTTATAGTCAATCCAAATAAGTTTCAACACTTGAATTATCTAGATTTGTATTAATTTCATTCTGGTCCTAGTTTAACACATTAGTTTTTCTAGTTTAATTAGTCCAAATACTTCAAAAAGTTGAAAACTTCCTCCTCAATTTTGTGTTCaataaatttgactaaaaataaGATACCAATATAGTTATTGTATTTGAAACGGGTTCTATTCTAGTCCTACTCTTAAATGTctgaaatttaatatctattagcTTTATCTTTACAAATTTTGGAAAGATTTTTAAGAAATGATCAGAAATAGCTCCAAAATGTTTCCTCCTTTCATAACTAGCACACTAGCACACTTTTTGAAAAAACgtttaaatagtttttcttggtGCTTCCAGGTCGAGATCGAGTCCtgagattttaataaaaaattaacctTTTCGTCTTATATTCGAATTATCGATTCTTTTGAGCTTTACTGGTGGAATCTCGATTGGGATGAACATCGAGATTCTAAATAATTTTTCCAAATCTTACCTAATCTTTCtcaattctttttcaaattttaaacactAAACTTTGTAAACTCAAATAATTTTGGAAGTAGAAATTGTGcataaaatttagttttttattcaaatcatGGTGATCAATCTCTACTAGGAagcagcaaaaaaaaaaaaaaaaaaaaaaaaattaaattacttcTTAAAAAGGTGTTCTAAGCATTTGAGTAttatttttgataattttatttgGGTAATGTTTTatcttgaattaattatttttattattatattaatttcaatagaaaaataacttaCAACTAAGAATAAATATTAATCTTAGGATGAGACAACATAAAGACTAAGTTTAAATCTTTCACTCCGtattttgttttgtattttgttttttcaaaactaTCTGGACATGTACGTATATGAACCAGAACTAAAATGAGATAAGTCTTAAAAACTGTATGAaatgtaaactttatatttgaGCTCATTGGTATGaattctttaattttggtttgtataactttttaaaatataagttgAATTATAGGAGATTTGGGCATAACCAAATTATTGAAAGCTTATCTTTACtattataataaagaaaatgtGGTGCCCttagatttattattttataggATTGAGTGGCAATGTCCCATAAGACAGTTGAAGTGAGATTGGAAAAATTCAGATTCTGGTACCCAAAAAGTTATGTTATGCCATTTAAAATCTGGTACCTAAACTCAAATGAGCAGCTTGCAAGATTGGATttgtaaatgaaaatttattttctttatactTTCACAGTCAAAACATAGGTAAGTCAGGAAAGAGATGAAGCATTTGATTCCTCATATTGACAGTCAATCACACCTCATCAACACAAATACAGCCCAATTCTGAAGATAAACCTTCCCCAATTTCAAATATACATCCTAtgcctacaaaaaaaaaatatgcagaAAAGTGACAATTCAAGTGGAAAAACAAACCCCATGAATCTCAACTTCCTCAAACCAACCTTGGATTTCACTCTTCCACAACCGATCCTTGTCTGGGTGAGCTTGCTAATCCTCCCCTGTACTGAGAGGCTTGCCTGTCGAGTTTCGAGTTTGTGGTCGGCTCagctttttcaattttattgctGAATTCTTTTCCTCCTCTTGCTTCCACACTAAGATAGTCGGTCAAAACCTTTTTTACTCCAAACCCACGCTGGGGAATCTTGGTGCTGGGAATGAACGGTGACCTCTCTCCCTTTGCAGGGCTGGCTGTTTGTGCAGGTGAAAAGCTTGGAGTGGCAAAGGGTGTTTTATATGGAGTGCCAGAGACGGGCACTGGGAAATGCAATGGGCTGTTCTTGTGAGAAATCACACCAAGTTTGGATATAGATGAGAGTTGATGATCGGAATGCTTTGTGAGATCATCCACGTAAAGCAAATCATCGATACGTGCAACGACATTGAATGCTAGGCTCTCTAAAACTCGAGAGTAGCTCTCTAAGATGGATTTCCCAACGTCCTAAATGAAAAAAACAAGTGTTATCTACTCAAGTTACTATGGGTTAATTGAGTGGAAAGTTGAAAGAATTCTGGTAGGGACAGACCTTATTGTACTGAATCTTGCTCATATCTAGGGTTGTCTGTGGAAGACCGGGAAACCGTTGCTTCAAGCAAAGTAGTAGAGTCTCTGCTCTCTCTGCAAGCAACTCCCTTTTCTCCGAGTCGACCATCAGCTCCTTGACCATTTCCCACGatgattttgaactttgtttGGTGGAGTTAGTGGCAGGTTTTGAGTTTATTCTCTTCCGCCAAACATAGATTGAAGCCTCAACCCGATTAGCAATCTCTGTAGCTTGATGTTCAGAAGACATTTCAAGGCAGTCAAGCAAACATTCAGGAGAGAAGTGATCCGAGGAAATATATCGATATATAAGATCTCCCAAACAGGCTCTTCCATTCTGAAATCAAGTAGGATCAGAGATAAGAAAATCACATTGCTTTGGATATCAGAATCATAGCAATTTTTGCATCTCATACCTTCGGTAAGGCTTCGAGATATGGTTCAGGAATTTCCAGATCAGCCAGAGTTGTACTGTTAATTGCCATTGCAGCTTTTAGTATCTGGTTTGTACTCTCCCGCTTGTGTTGCAATTGCCTTCTTGAGTCTTCATGGAGACCGCCAGGAGGAACTCGAGGAACAGGAAGCCACCATTTTTCTTCTTGACGCTGTAGCACTCTTTTCAAAGAGGAAGACCCATCAGTCTCATGAGCCAGTATCCCTTGATCAACATACCAAAACTCACAATCTTCAAAACTATCTAGTATTTCCTGCAAATAATTTGTTTTACCAAATTTAGAACAGATCTCACAATTGATTGTATTGGAACACAGAGATTAGTGAATGTTGGTGAATCATACAAGAAGCATATTGTCCAGTTTTCGAAGAGCAGGAAGATTTACATAGAGATCTGAGCGTGGTCTGCACGTCATAACCTGCAGGATCATAAAACACCATCAGAAAATCTATGCTTTAAAAATACAGGAACATTTAAATTATTCCCTTTCACATTTGGTTGCAGTTCTGTTCAATAGATATGATggtattgataaaaaaaatccagTTCAAACAGAGAATCCAAATTAGAGAACTGATTACTAAAGGTTTTGGCCTGTGTTGGTACAGATTTTGCTAAAATCGAAGCAATTGGATATCCAACTCAGACCTATATGCCATGACCAAGCAATAGAGACACTCTAACACTCCACCTTTGTCATATATTCCATATATCACACTAGATAGATATCATATTCATGGAATATGATTCACTTTTAAGATGCCTTGATGGTGAAATGGTAGACATATGAGACTCAAAATCTCCTGTTAAAGAATGTGGAGTTTTGAGTCCTCTTCAAGGCATAATGTCGAGAATACCCGTTGTATTAGTATTAGCATTTAATCCTAAGACAAAAGCTACAAAGGCAGATGAAAGGCGAGATAAATGAAGCAGGCAATTCAAACAGGCAGAAACTTAATTCTCAGAAAACAAAAGCCATGGGGTGCTCGTTCGAAGTCATTCCATACCTCAAGCTTGCTTCCATCAGGAAACGTTTGCCAAGTAGGCGTCAATTCGACAATGTGATCACTAACACAAAGAAGCCAATCCATCTCCCTTCTCCACATAACTTTCTTTTCTGATGGAAGGGGTTCTAATCTCCATAGTTGCCCAAACAAAGTGGCTATAACAAAACAATGGGGAAGGGAAGCAGCATTATACAATCTGAAATCGAGCCCAATTCTAGATAGAGTTCGGGCAATATGTAAGACAGACAAAACATACCACAAAGATTTGTAATGGCATTAGATATAGCCAATGCTGTACAAACCCCATTTCCACATCCTGACATATCTTCTCCAAGCAACAGTTTTGAAAATCTTTCCTTCATCATCTCAATCTCTATAACCCCCATACAACAGAAACAAATTAATATAGTTTTTAAGGAGAAACCCCAGAAAGGAAAAAAGGGTTTAATCTAAATTACCTGATGATGAGGATACTTTCTTCTCCAGCTTCCTATTATCAACATGGTTTTTATCTCCATTAACAACACCATTAGTTCTAATACAATCAGGTACCTCAACTTTTCGAGTAGACCAACTCAATGAAGAAGGGGAAGATGAATCCTCAGAACCACTATGACTATGCTCCTCGAGCCCTGTGGTTTCTGATGTAAGAAAATCAGAGCTGGAGCTACTCTCACGCCCATGTTCTTCAATCAAATGGCCAAGCGTCTCATTTTCAGACACAATGTCGCCAATGCTTTGGCTTTTTTCAATCACACTCTCCTCCATTACAACTTCCCCTTCTCAGTCACAACCATAGCACAAAATCAGAGCAACCCACTTCGATTTCACCCAGTTGAAGCCTTCTCAAGCAAAACCCAGCTCCCAAACACAAATTGCGAAGGAGATTCCAAAACCCAGATAGctaaatcaaagaaaaatggGGTTCTGAAATGATATGGGGCCACTCTTCGAAGGGTCGATTTCGCTTTATCCAAAAGGTTTCACCTCAAATCAACCATGGCTGATAATGAAAAGGGTATGTGTATGTATAAACGGTGAAAACAATGAAAGGAAAGAGGTGGATGAATTTAAATGGAGGTGGTACTCATGATTACTGTGAGTGGGATCAAACACatgaagttggaaagacaaagAGAAGCGGTGTCCGCCATTGATATTTATGAGAGCTGGACAGAGCATCCATGGTCCCAAAACTTTAAGCAGACACTAAGATGGCGGTGATGCGGTGTGTGTTCAAAGACTGTGGCCTTTGCTTTCCTTAAACGAGGGTTCTTGAATCATAGATGTGGGAAGTGGGAATCACAGtgattaaaataacttttggggtttcaaaattattttaatttaaaaatatgtgCCATGGGAATCGTGAAACAGGGGTGCCATtttatcattgcaaaattaacATAATCCTTGGGTCCTTTTTaagttcttttttctattccttttaattaattgattttcgaAAACATAGATAATTTTATTTCTGCATCAGAAATTTTATAATTCTATAATTActcttcttttttaatatataatgttttccaaattacaatcataaagtCAGAAGATATGAATCCCAGTAGTATATATGCTAAACTAAAAAAAGAGTGTTTGTTAGTTACATCACATTTTTTAGTAAGTTAAAATAAAGATGATTAATGAGAacgttaaaaaaaaagaatttttaaaagagaaagaacaaagggaaattatttcaaatagtaaaatggttgaaaatattaataaaatataataaaattttagaactatcaatgatagatactgatagacactaatagaagaGCATCTAtcattagttttaaaattttactatattttataaatatttagatttatttttctatatttaaaaataacccacGAAAGAATGGagataaaaatcaaaatttcaaaagttaaaaataaaataaaagataaaggtCATAAAACCAGAAtgatattttgaaaagaaaaaaaactgaaaaatcaagAAAAGAATATGGTTAAAATCTTAAATATAAAGCAACCAAATCATTTGGTAAGTACTCTAGATATCAAGCAAAACCCAAAaagagttattaaaaaaaaaaaaaaaaaaaaagttgttgttGGTGATGTTCTTGGAGTTGAAATATGGAAGTATAGTTTTTGTAGCATTAATTAGGTACCCTTTTTGTTAACTTTCCTTAGAAGACTTGTTTGGCTTACAAATTAAAAAACTCTAGTTACTATAgttaaaccaaaatttaattaaatttctttgatTATGATCATTTTGTTAGTTGTTCTAACTTCTAACTAAAAGACTCAACTTTTTTCAACAGCCTTCTTCCCACCAACGGCTATCACTTGTTTGTTTGTGTTTGATTTTTGAAGGCCataagagggaaaaaaaaatactaataataaacCAAACAAACACACCTTAATCTTCTTCCTCAAGCTACTTCCTTCATGCTCTTGCTTTTGCTTTTATtaattcttttgcttttgatttatTGATTCTTCATTCCATTGAATCACCAAATTTGAATTCATATCATTTGAATCAACTTAAACCTaacaaatcttaaaatttaaagtaGGTATTCGTAAACTATACTTTTTGTGAGTTGATCCAATTGAGAAAGATGAGTTGGTGTAAAGAATCCATCAAACTTGTTGCTTCTACCTAGTTTTATTTTGTATGTTATGAGTTCATTGTAATTAATGGTTATATTTTGTAATAGCAATTTGAAGGGGCAAAAtgttcttttaatattttaattatgattattatATTCTGTTCAATGGCATGCTTTgaataattattgaaaaatatatcATTAAGCAAATGATCAACTTATTTAATCATTAACATACTCTCATCCATttgattataatatatatattttaaataaaatatgtattacTTTAGTTAACAATATAAAAACTCTAGTTTAGATACCTTTTTAGCTCAAAGAAAAGATACCTTTGAATTTTTTatgctattttattttttataaattaatatttattgtaaagtgttatatgATTATATCTACCTATTGCGTCGACATATGTAGGTAT
The nucleotide sequence above comes from Benincasa hispida cultivar B227 chromosome 3, ASM972705v1, whole genome shotgun sequence. Encoded proteins:
- the LOC120073352 gene encoding rop guanine nucleotide exchange factor 7-like — encoded protein: MEESVIEKSQSIGDIVSENETLGHLIEEHGRESSSSSDFLTSETTGLEEHSHSGSEDSSSPSSLSWSTRKVEVPDCIRTNGVVNGDKNHVDNRKLEKKVSSSSEIEMMKERFSKLLLGEDMSGCGNGVCTALAISNAITNLCATLFGQLWRLEPLPSEKKVMWRREMDWLLCVSDHIVELTPTWQTFPDGSKLEVMTCRPRSDLYVNLPALRKLDNMLLEILDSFEDCEFWYVDQGILAHETDGSSSLKRVLQRQEEKWWLPVPRVPPGGLHEDSRRQLQHKRESTNQILKAAMAINSTTLADLEIPEPYLEALPKNGRACLGDLIYRYISSDHFSPECLLDCLEMSSEHQATEIANRVEASIYVWRKRINSKPATNSTKQSSKSSWEMVKELMVDSEKRELLAERAETLLLCLKQRFPGLPQTTLDMSKIQYNKDVGKSILESYSRVLESLAFNVVARIDDLLYVDDLTKHSDHQLSSISKLGVISHKNSPLHFPVPVSGTPYKTPFATPSFSPAQTASPAKGERSPFIPSTKIPQRGFGVKKVLTDYLSVEARGGKEFSNKIEKAEPTTNSKLDRQASQYRGGLASSPRQGSVVEE